The Amycolatopsis endophytica genome includes the window GCGTTCCTGCGTCGCCGCACCGCCACCGCCGGACACGAGAAACGCAGGCGGGAACTGCTGACCACCCTGCGCACCGCGCGCGCCGACGCCGTCCGGCTGGCCGGTGAAGGCAGTCAAACCGGATGAACCGGGTCGGGTGAAGCTGGTCACCCGCCCCCGCGCCGGGCCGCTTCCGCGAGCTACCCTCGCCCCGTCGTCCGGTACCCGCGACCAGAGCGGGACTGGAACGAGTCGAGGAGTTCTGCTGCCATGAGCGTCCACAGGGGCACGCCGTGAGTCGTCCGGCCAGGCTCGGCGTCGGGGTCATCTCCGCCGGCCGCGTGGGCAGCGTGGTCGGCGCCGCGCTCGCCTGCACGGGACACACCGTGGTCGCCGCGTCGGGCATTTCCGCCGCTTCACGGTCCCGCGCGGAACGCATGCTGCCCGGTGTCCCGCTGAACCCGCCGGACCGGGTCGCGACCGCCGCCGACCTCGTACTCCTGGCCGTGCCCGACGACGAACTGGCCGCGCTGGTTCGCGGTCTGGCCGCCACCGGTTCGTGGCGTCCCGGCCAGATCGTCATCCACACCTCCGGCGCACACGGCCTCGACGTGCTGGCCCCCGCGGCCGAAGCCGGTGCGCTGCCGCTGGCCCTGCACCCGGTCATGACCTTCACCGGCCGCTCCGAGGACCTGGACCGGCTGGCCGCGTGCAGCGTCGGCGTCACCGCCGCGGCGGACGACGAGATGGCGTGGAGCGTCGGCGAAGCGCTGACGGTGGAGATGGGCGCCGAACCGGTCCGCGTGCCGGAAGCGGCCCGTCCGCTCTACCACGCGGCGCTCGCGCACGGCGCCAACCACCTGATCACACTGGTCGACGACTGCGTGG containing:
- a CDS encoding Rossmann-like and DUF2520 domain-containing protein yields the protein MERVEEFCCHERPQGHAVSRPARLGVGVISAGRVGSVVGAALACTGHTVVAASGISAASRSRAERMLPGVPLNPPDRVATAADLVLLAVPDDELAALVRGLAATGSWRPGQIVIHTSGAHGLDVLAPAAEAGALPLALHPVMTFTGRSEDLDRLAACSVGVTAAADDEMAWSVGEALTVEMGAEPVRVPEAARPLYHAALAHGANHLITLVDDCVDLLRGAGIANAERMIGPLLSAALDNALRHGDRALTGPVARGDTGTLRKHLTVLEATEPAVVPAYVSLARRTARRAESAGLLEPGAAAEITELLEGPGNP